From Toxorhynchites rutilus septentrionalis strain SRP chromosome 2, ASM2978413v1, whole genome shotgun sequence, a single genomic window includes:
- the LOC129766053 gene encoding uncharacterized protein LOC129766053 produces the protein MNIFSIIGVIYIVHNFYANCKPGFEQTSALFPDGKSTSGMDDGSYNGYDNPEYSFNAPAEQGKISGMSAFSDEEVSLALDRLTLRELNQLSRLIDNEEKADRIPSKRNVTSPRIHNYNKREEVREKKRTGIEVIKSWFSRTSPTKSTRRPTVESTTTTSTVGTTSSTKTTKHVPIKTNFPSYGPGHLGVQSRVNHSKPAMRNTQVTVKLLNESNAISKHSMRSVPYNNHQSDDHIRRPLSRRERKRRMSGGHSYKSEEVSLVTGTSGTLEDSFPDPTSSAEARSPLESLVRVKRE, from the exons atgaatatattttctaTCATCGGAGTGATATACATCGTTCATAACTTTTATGCTAACTGCAAGCCTGGTTTTGAGCAAACAAGTGCGTTGTTCCCGGATGGAAAATCAACCTCTGGAATGGATGACGGAAGCTATAATGGCTACGACAATCCAGAATATTCATTTAATGCACCGGCAGAACAGGGTAAAATCAGTGGTATGAGCGCCTTTAGCGACGAAGAAGTTTCACTAGCTCTTGATCGATTAACGCTGCGCGAATTGAATCAACTTTCTCGACTGATTGACAACGAAGAGAAAGCCGATAGAATTCCATCGAAAAGAAATGTTACCAGTCCAAGAATTCACAATTACAACAAACGTGAAGAGGTACGTGAGAAGAAAAGGACTGGTATTGAGGTAATCAAATCATGGTTCTCGAGAACGAGTCCGACAAAAAGCACTAGAAGACCCACGGTGGAAAGTACCACAACCACCAGCACTGTTGGCACAACatcatcaacgaaaaccaccaaaCATGTGCCTATCAAAACCAACTTCCCAAGTTACGGTCCAGGACACTTAGGAGTTCAATCTAGAGTTAATCATTCAAAACCAGCTATGAGGAATACCCAAG TGACAGTGAAACTCCTCAATGAATCAAATGCAATCTCGAAACATTCTATGCGTTCAGTTCCATACAACAATCATCAATCAGATGACCACATTCGGCGGCCGCTCAGTCGAAGAGAACGCAAACGAAGGATGTCCGGAGGTCACAGTTACAAATCGGAGGAAGTATCACTTGTTACCGGGACGTCGGGTACTCTGGAAGATTCATTTCCAGATCCCACTTCATCAGCGGAAGCGCGCAGCCCACTCGAAAGTCTTGTGCGAGTAAAACGAGAATAG